The following are encoded in a window of Solibacillus sp. FSL R7-0668 genomic DNA:
- a CDS encoding response regulator transcription factor: MNILICDDDKEIVRAISIYLENEGYQVFKAYDGLEAIALIQDHVIHLIIMDIMMPKMDGITATMKIRQEHMIPLIMLSAKSEDHDKILGLNIGADDYLAKPFNPLELMARVKSQLRRYTTFGSLEVNNAVCQSGGLVIDDERKIITVDNEAVHLTPVQYKIVKLLTANAGKVFTIEEIYEKVWNERAVSPENTVAVHIRKIREKIEINPKEPKYLKVVWGVGYKIEKY, encoded by the coding sequence TTGAATATTTTGATTTGTGATGATGATAAAGAAATTGTACGTGCGATTAGTATTTATTTAGAAAACGAGGGCTACCAAGTGTTCAAGGCCTATGATGGGCTAGAGGCAATCGCGCTCATTCAAGACCATGTGATACACCTCATTATTATGGATATTATGATGCCGAAAATGGATGGGATTACGGCGACGATGAAAATTCGGCAGGAGCATATGATTCCGCTTATCATGCTTTCAGCCAAATCAGAGGATCATGATAAAATTCTTGGGTTAAATATCGGCGCGGATGACTATTTGGCCAAGCCGTTTAATCCGTTAGAGCTAATGGCACGAGTGAAATCACAGCTTAGACGCTATACCACTTTCGGCAGTCTTGAAGTGAACAATGCTGTATGCCAATCAGGCGGGCTTGTCATAGATGATGAGCGGAAAATCATTACAGTCGATAATGAAGCGGTTCATTTAACACCAGTGCAGTATAAAATTGTGAAGCTGCTGACAGCAAATGCCGGGAAAGTATTCACCATTGAAGAAATTTATGAAAAGGTTTGGAATGAACGTGCTGTTAGTCCAGAAAATACAGTGGCGGTTCATATCCGAAAGATTCGCGAAAAAATTGAAATCAATCCGAAAGAGCCAAAGTATTTAAAAGTGGTTTGGGGAGTGGGGTATAAAATTGAGAAATATTAG
- a CDS encoding HAMP domain-containing sensor histidine kinase, giving the protein MRNISHGRITKVIVFLLAVVCITGAVKAVVDMEVKSIHLSAINEENYYESQSFANESYGIIAPLADLITHYKSEEYILSGKALTADDLEYMEETFSYSFAPYEQDSNLSEAESNRMYQEKYAAYLKREKEKRMNEQVKSYYQILADLKAKKGIIYYASNGEQKFANSEFNTKAQFETYKAYMLFVDYEQMLHPVEMKNSRMLDNLSYVVEEMNPQTDVIYVAFEPAFLQQKTQEWEADKAAAKDLLNEFFVFLAGFIITFIYLVIVIGRTSFNDKEMHFHVIDKLYNDLNIIIAVSLPTWWVVMLVEVFRDAYLLLTIPIFSIALLLILSLVKHCKNRTILSHTLIYQLLKKVFLALKNIFNSGSIGVKTLLVVIGYPALVAATFFMFPITIGVVAWLALKKAKSFKRLKEGVEQIKNGDLQHHIEVEGKGELSQLATSINQITDGLRKSVDSEIKSERLKTELITNVSHDIRTPLTSIITYVDLLKTETDPEKIAEYIDVLDQKSERLKHLTDDLFEAAKASSGSMPMQLEKIDIVSLLTQGIGEMDEQIEASALDFKLAYPTEKVYMKADGKLLWRGIENLFSNIFKYAQPASRVYIDVQDLGNEISVTFKNISAFELNISADELMERFTRGDESRTSQGSGLGLSIAESLINIQRGKFIVQVDGDLFKAIIVLPKFPTE; this is encoded by the coding sequence TTGAGAAATATTAGTCATGGAAGGATTACGAAGGTGATTGTGTTCCTACTTGCCGTTGTTTGTATTACGGGGGCAGTGAAGGCAGTGGTCGACATGGAAGTAAAATCGATTCATCTGAGTGCCATTAATGAAGAAAATTATTATGAAAGCCAATCATTTGCGAATGAAAGCTACGGTATTATTGCACCTTTAGCAGATTTGATCACGCACTACAAAAGTGAAGAATATATTTTAAGTGGTAAGGCATTAACAGCAGACGACCTAGAATATATGGAAGAAACGTTTTCCTATAGTTTCGCTCCATACGAACAGGATTCGAATTTAAGTGAAGCCGAATCCAATCGAATGTATCAAGAGAAATATGCAGCGTACTTAAAGCGTGAAAAAGAAAAAAGAATGAATGAGCAAGTCAAAAGCTATTATCAAATCCTCGCAGATTTAAAAGCAAAAAAAGGAATCATTTATTATGCGAGTAATGGGGAGCAAAAATTCGCCAATAGCGAGTTCAATACAAAGGCGCAATTTGAAACCTACAAAGCCTATATGCTATTTGTAGATTATGAGCAAATGCTGCACCCAGTAGAAATGAAAAATAGTAGAATGTTAGATAATCTGTCCTACGTAGTGGAAGAAATGAATCCACAAACAGATGTCATTTACGTGGCATTTGAACCAGCCTTCTTACAGCAAAAAACGCAGGAGTGGGAAGCGGATAAAGCAGCCGCCAAAGATTTGTTGAATGAATTCTTTGTATTTTTAGCAGGCTTTATTATTACATTTATTTATTTAGTAATCGTGATCGGCAGAACATCCTTTAATGATAAAGAAATGCATTTCCACGTCATTGACAAACTATATAATGATCTCAATATAATCATCGCTGTTTCTTTACCAACTTGGTGGGTTGTTATGCTGGTGGAAGTGTTCCGTGATGCATATCTGCTTCTAACAATCCCTATTTTTAGTATTGCATTACTGCTCATTTTATCGCTTGTGAAGCATTGCAAAAATCGAACAATTCTTTCGCATACACTCATCTATCAGTTGCTGAAAAAGGTGTTTCTTGCGCTGAAAAATATCTTTAATAGTGGCAGCATCGGTGTGAAAACATTGCTAGTTGTCATCGGCTATCCGGCATTAGTAGCCGCAACATTTTTCATGTTCCCAATTACGATTGGTGTTGTCGCGTGGCTTGCGCTCAAAAAGGCAAAGTCATTCAAACGCCTGAAAGAGGGCGTCGAGCAAATTAAAAATGGTGATCTTCAGCATCATATAGAAGTAGAGGGCAAGGGTGAGCTTAGCCAACTCGCGACGAGCATCAACCAAATTACCGATGGGCTAAGAAAGTCAGTTGATAGTGAGATTAAGAGTGAGCGCTTAAAAACAGAGCTCATCACCAATGTTTCGCATGATATCAGAACACCGTTAACGTCGATTATTACGTATGTCGATTTATTAAAAACCGAAACGGATCCCGAAAAAATAGCCGAATATATCGACGTGCTCGACCAAAAATCGGAACGCTTAAAGCATTTAACCGATGATTTATTTGAGGCAGCCAAAGCATCAAGCGGAAGTATGCCGATGCAGCTAGAGAAAATTGACATCGTGTCCCTATTAACGCAGGGCATCGGCGAAATGGATGAACAGATTGAAGCGTCTGCCTTAGATTTCAAGTTAGCCTACCCGACAGAAAAGGTTTATATGAAGGCAGATGGAAAGCTGCTCTGGCGCGGCATCGAAAATCTATTCTCCAATATCTTTAAATACGCACAGCCTGCATCAAGGGTCTACATTGATGTACAAGATTTAGGAAACGAGATAAGCGTGACCTTTAAAAACATTTCAGCGTTTGAGCTAAATATTTCTGCTGATGAACTAATGGAACGCTTTACGCGCGGGGATGAATCGCGAACGAGCCAAGGTAGCGGATTAGGACTGTCGATTGCCGAAAGTCTCATCAATATCCAGCGCGGAAAGTTCATCGTTCAAGTAGACGGTGATTTATTCAAAGCCATCATTGTCCTACCAAAATTTCCAACTGAATAA